One Rubrobacter naiadicus genomic region harbors:
- a CDS encoding glycosyltransferase family 4 protein, protein MTGWSMNFRLIGPLVSSEVLEGLPDNCRYDGISLPGGVAEAMRRSDIFVLPTLEDAYSLVVLEAMASGLPVVTTTNSGAGEITEDGRDGLIVPAGDASVLAGAIHRMVEEPELRFGLGDAARYKVEESYSWETYGEKVLSAIGGLDARVA, encoded by the coding sequence TTGACTGGCTGGAGCATGAACTTTCGCCTGATCGGACCTTTGGTAAGTTCTGAGGTGCTGGAAGGGCTACCCGACAACTGCCGCTACGATGGTATCTCGCTGCCCGGTGGCGTGGCGGAAGCGATGAGGCGGTCGGACATCTTCGTGCTGCCCACGCTCGAGGACGCTTATAGCTTGGTGGTCCTTGAGGCCATGGCCTCAGGCCTCCCGGTCGTCACCACGACGAACAGTGGCGCTGGGGAGATCACAGAAGATGGCAGGGATGGTCTGATCGTTCCCGCTGGTGATGCCAGTGTTCTTGCTGGAGCCATACACCGGATGGTCGAAGAACCGGAGCTGCGCTTCGGCCTTGGTGATGCGGCCCGCTACAAGGTGGAAGAGAGCTACTCGTGGGAAACGTATGGAGAGAAAGTTCTGTCGGCTATCGGTGGGCTGGATGCGAGAGTTGCGTGA
- a CDS encoding glycosyltransferase family 4 protein: protein MVGPFPPPLHGLSKVNEAVAQALHSAGVEPEIEDTAASTLDRSLPARLGRLALAFGGLARMARRRNLHGGTLYMSVSGGWGKVCEVGFVLLARLRGMRVFLHHHSFAYLSRYSRLARVLALAAGERAVHVVQSPGMAGLIGSMYGVERVVPVSNAVFLMGEEPEVRVRRCLRTIGFISNIAEEKGIFEFLDLAEAVREADLPLRVPLAGPFQDARTERLVRERLSGLPEVEYVGPRYGREKEEFFASIDALIFPTRYINEAEPLVCHEAMSRGIPVIACGRGCIPEIVGDECGLVVDPAESFVPGAMARIEEWVGDPVAFEAASRAAARRFREIYADNQRRWEALLAEMTGNDTAGLSVPEEKGAWTG from the coding sequence ATGGTCGGGCCGTTCCCACCACCGCTGCACGGGCTCTCGAAAGTGAACGAGGCCGTGGCACAGGCGCTCCACTCGGCGGGGGTTGAGCCGGAGATCGAAGACACCGCCGCATCGACCCTCGACAGATCTCTGCCGGCTCGTTTGGGCAGGCTTGCGCTGGCGTTCGGCGGGCTGGCTCGTATGGCCAGAAGGAGGAACCTGCACGGAGGGACGCTGTACATGAGCGTCTCGGGCGGGTGGGGGAAGGTCTGCGAGGTCGGGTTCGTGCTGCTCGCGAGGCTGCGTGGGATGCGGGTGTTCCTGCACCATCACAGCTTCGCGTATTTGTCCCGGTACTCGCGGCTGGCGCGAGTGCTGGCTCTGGCTGCCGGGGAGCGGGCGGTGCACGTCGTGCAGTCGCCGGGGATGGCCGGGCTGATCGGCTCCATGTACGGTGTGGAGCGGGTGGTGCCCGTGTCGAACGCGGTCTTCCTGATGGGGGAGGAGCCGGAGGTAAGGGTGCGGAGATGCCTGCGGACGATCGGGTTCATCAGCAACATCGCGGAGGAGAAGGGAATCTTCGAGTTTCTGGACCTCGCGGAGGCCGTGCGGGAGGCTGATCTCCCGCTGCGGGTGCCGCTTGCTGGGCCGTTTCAGGATGCCCGGACGGAGCGGCTGGTGCGTGAGAGGCTCTCCGGGCTGCCGGAGGTGGAGTACGTGGGGCCCAGGTACGGCAGGGAGAAGGAGGAGTTCTTTGCCTCTATAGACGCGCTGATCTTCCCGACCCGTTACATTAATGAGGCAGAGCCGCTCGTTTGTCACGAGGCGATGAGCCGGGGCATACCGGTGATCGCCTGCGGGCGCGGGTGCATCCCGGAGATCGTGGGAGACGAATGTGGCCTGGTGGTGGACCCGGCGGAATCCTTCGTCCCGGGGGCGATGGCGCGGATCGAGGAGTGGGTTGGCGACCCGGTGGCGTTCGAGGCGGCGTCGCGGGCTGCGGCGCGGCGATTCCGGGAGATCTACGCCGACAACCAGCGGCGGTGGGAGGCGTTGCTGGCGGAGATGACGGGCAACGATACGGCCGGTCTGTCTGTGCCGGAGGAAAAGGGAGCATGGACGGGGTGA
- a CDS encoding WcaF family extracellular polysaccharide biosynthesis acetyltransferase, with translation MREPINLAQAGPGNFKRTRSRFVEALWILVEFLLVTNPLQVSSGVRAWALRLFGARIGAGVILRPRLRVKFPWNLEIGDNCWIGEGVWLHNQGRLTIEENVVVSQEAFITTGSHDVYETMDLVIKPVVIRRGAWITTRCIVLQGVEVGENAVVTPGSVVHRSLDAGWIYGGNPARPIRERWPGGVPEG, from the coding sequence GTGCGCGAGCCGATAAACCTTGCTCAAGCTGGTCCGGGTAACTTCAAGCGCACCCGGAGCCGGTTCGTCGAGGCGCTCTGGATTCTGGTCGAGTTCCTGCTGGTCACGAACCCGCTGCAGGTGTCCTCCGGGGTGCGGGCGTGGGCGTTGCGGTTGTTCGGTGCCCGGATCGGGGCGGGTGTGATCCTGCGGCCCCGGCTGCGGGTGAAGTTTCCGTGGAACCTGGAGATAGGGGATAACTGCTGGATCGGGGAGGGTGTCTGGCTCCACAACCAGGGGCGGCTCACCATCGAGGAGAACGTCGTGGTCTCGCAGGAGGCCTTCATCACAACGGGCTCGCACGATGTCTACGAGACGATGGACCTCGTCATAAAGCCGGTCGTCATCCGGCGGGGTGCCTGGATCACGACGCGCTGCATCGTGCTGCAGGGGGTGGAGGTGGGGGAGAACGCGGTCGTCACCCCCGGGAGCGTGGTGCACCGCTCGCTGGATGCCGGCTGGATCTACGGCGGCAACCCGGCCCGGCCGATCCGCGAGCGGTGGCCGGGCGGGGTGCCCGAAGGATGA